One genomic region from Neisseria weaveri encodes:
- a CDS encoding primosomal protein N': protein MIYHHIALNIPISDGLLTYGHPTALPKGCRVVVPFRGKPVVGVVWANGVTPEIDAAKILPIQTAFTSEPLFPESWCKLLEFTSRYYHYPLGQAVFTALPLGLKETKPVETPQPPQFYALNDAGKAQTPPPERFHKKHALWQALLSDGLSMAALKHIHNQAPKLLQEWTDNGWIRTAQAAAPVLRPSEHRLNAEQQAAAQAIQTAFDTFKPFLLYGITGSGKTEVYFDVMAKVLAAGRQVLFLLPEINLTPQLLKRVEARFADVPTAVLHSQTAAGKRTQDYLRAMLGQAKLIIGTRLAVFTPLPDLGLVVVDEEHDSSFKQDNELRYQARDLAVWRARQSSCPIVLGSATPSLESWHKAQTGAYQLLELTERAHSAAQLPQVDILDVRRLPLDNGFSPQALKLLKTNREQGGMSLVYLNRRGFAPALFCGDCGHTFGCPRCSAKMVLHQRARQLRCHHCDFRRPVPYKCPECGNQDLTAVGHGTQRVEETLRNFIPQAKIARVDRDSTAHKNDWADLYRRIAANDINILVGTQMLAKGHDFARLNLVIVLNADGSLYSADFRAPERLFAELMQVSGRAGRAEAAGKVLIQTQLPEHPVFAAVKAQNYRIFAENELNERQTFNMPPFGFQTAIRADAVKIDEAVQFLNDIQAVTQALLPETVSAFGPVPMLMARLAERERAQVFLESASRKDLHHAVSLWVQVLQQYRDGKVRWSVDIDPQEM, encoded by the coding sequence ATGATCTACCACCACATCGCCCTCAACATCCCCATTTCAGACGGCCTCTTAACCTACGGCCACCCGACTGCCTTGCCCAAAGGCTGTCGGGTGGTGGTGCCGTTTCGCGGCAAGCCTGTTGTCGGTGTGGTGTGGGCGAACGGGGTAACGCCGGAGATTGACGCGGCAAAAATCCTGCCGATTCAGACGGCCTTTACCAGTGAACCGCTGTTCCCTGAAAGCTGGTGCAAGCTGCTGGAGTTTACTTCGCGCTATTACCATTATCCGCTCGGGCAGGCTGTGTTTACCGCACTACCTTTGGGTTTGAAAGAGACCAAGCCCGTCGAAACCCCGCAGCCGCCGCAGTTTTATGCTTTGAACGACGCAGGCAAAGCGCAAACCCCGCCGCCGGAGCGTTTCCATAAAAAACACGCCTTGTGGCAGGCTTTGCTTTCAGACGGCCTCAGCATGGCGGCCTTGAAACACATCCACAACCAAGCGCCGAAGCTGCTGCAAGAGTGGACGGACAACGGCTGGATACGCACCGCCCAAGCCGCCGCGCCCGTGTTGAGGCCGTCTGAACACCGATTAAACGCCGAGCAGCAGGCCGCCGCGCAAGCGATTCAGACGGCCTTCGATACCTTCAAACCCTTCCTGCTCTACGGCATCACAGGCAGCGGCAAAACCGAAGTCTATTTCGACGTGATGGCCAAAGTGCTGGCGGCGGGCAGGCAAGTGCTGTTTCTGCTGCCCGAAATCAACCTTACGCCGCAACTGCTCAAGCGCGTGGAAGCCCGTTTTGCCGACGTGCCGACCGCCGTGCTGCACAGCCAAACCGCAGCAGGCAAGCGCACGCAAGACTATCTGCGCGCCATGCTCGGGCAGGCCAAACTGATTATCGGCACGCGGCTGGCCGTGTTTACCCCGCTGCCCGATTTGGGCTTGGTAGTGGTGGATGAAGAGCACGATTCCTCGTTCAAACAAGACAACGAACTGCGCTACCAAGCCCGCGATTTGGCCGTTTGGCGCGCACGGCAAAGCAGTTGCCCCATCGTGCTCGGCAGCGCCACCCCCAGTTTGGAAAGCTGGCACAAAGCGCAAACCGGCGCGTACCAACTACTCGAACTGACCGAACGCGCCCATTCCGCCGCCCAATTGCCGCAAGTCGACATCTTAGACGTGCGCCGCCTGCCGCTCGACAACGGCTTCTCGCCCCAAGCCCTGAAACTGCTCAAAACCAACCGCGAACAAGGCGGCATGTCGCTGGTGTATCTCAACCGCCGCGGCTTCGCACCCGCCCTGTTTTGCGGCGACTGCGGCCACACCTTCGGCTGCCCGCGCTGCTCCGCCAAAATGGTGCTGCACCAACGCGCCCGCCAACTGCGCTGCCACCATTGCGATTTCAGACGGCCCGTACCCTACAAATGCCCCGAATGCGGCAACCAAGACCTCACCGCCGTCGGCCACGGCACCCAGCGCGTCGAAGAAACCCTGCGCAACTTCATCCCGCAAGCCAAAATCGCCCGCGTCGACCGCGACAGCACCGCCCACAAAAACGACTGGGCCGATTTATACCGACGCATCGCCGCCAACGACATCAACATCCTCGTCGGCACCCAAATGCTCGCCAAAGGCCACGACTTCGCACGGCTGAACCTCGTGATCGTATTAAACGCCGACGGCAGTCTGTACAGCGCCGACTTCCGCGCCCCCGAAAGACTGTTTGCCGAACTGATGCAGGTTTCCGGCCGGGCAGGGCGCGCCGAAGCCGCCGGCAAAGTGCTCATCCAAACCCAACTGCCCGAACACCCCGTATTCGCCGCCGTAAAAGCGCAAAATTACCGCATCTTCGCCGAAAACGAGCTAAACGAACGGCAAACATTCAATATGCCGCCCTTCGGTTTTCAGACGGCCATCCGCGCCGATGCCGTAAAAATCGACGAAGCCGTGCAGTTTCTCAACGACATCCAAGCCGTTACCCAAGCACTGCTACCCGAAACCGTATCCGCCTTCGGCCCCGTGCCCATGCTGATGGCGCGGCTGGCCGAACGCGAACGCGCACAAGTATTTTTAGAATCCGCCTCCCGCAAAGACCTACACCACGCCGTGAGCCTGTGGGTGCAGGTGTTGCAGCAGTACCGCGACGGCAAAGTGAGATGGTCGGTGGATATCGACCCGCAAGAGATGTGA
- a CDS encoding MBL fold metallo-hydrolase, producing MYSRWLKSQFFLSVFAGLASVPAAAGAEQCMHSDLDVVVLGSGGPELSDRRASTGYLVREKGKARFIVDFGAGSSLNFEYAGGKIKDLEALLFTHFHVDHSNDLPALVKASYFSERDRDLPIYGPTGNHTIPTTPVFVERHFGEEGVYPYLSDFLTGEAAFRLKPVAVNADKSRPEMFETKIGGFTLRAVPVEHGLLPSLGWRIEKNGCSVTVSGDTSNLGRTLDRLAVNTDIFIAHNAVPENARDKVALKLHMTPSEIGRIAKETSSRSVVLSHFMRRTEHVRDETAAAIRRHYQGKLAFAEDCDIYSLQTGMKTGSCKQR from the coding sequence ATGTACTCGAGATGGTTAAAATCCCAATTTTTTCTTAGTGTTTTTGCAGGCTTGGCTTCAGTGCCTGCGGCGGCTGGTGCCGAACAATGTATGCATTCGGATTTGGATGTGGTGGTGTTGGGTTCGGGCGGGCCGGAGTTGAGTGACAGGCGTGCTTCTACGGGGTATTTGGTGCGCGAAAAAGGTAAGGCGCGTTTTATTGTGGATTTCGGGGCGGGTTCGTCGCTGAATTTCGAGTATGCGGGCGGGAAGATTAAGGATTTGGAGGCTTTGCTGTTTACGCATTTTCATGTGGACCATTCCAATGATTTGCCTGCTTTGGTAAAGGCTTCGTATTTCTCCGAACGTGATCGTGATTTGCCGATTTACGGTCCGACCGGCAATCATACGATTCCGACGACGCCTGTGTTTGTGGAAAGGCATTTCGGTGAGGAAGGCGTGTATCCGTATTTGTCGGATTTTCTGACGGGTGAGGCGGCATTTAGGTTGAAGCCGGTTGCGGTCAATGCGGATAAAAGCAGACCTGAGATGTTTGAAACGAAAATCGGCGGATTTACTTTGAGAGCGGTTCCGGTGGAACACGGCTTGCTGCCGTCTTTGGGGTGGCGTATCGAGAAAAACGGCTGTTCGGTAACGGTGTCGGGCGATACCAGTAATTTGGGTAGGACTTTGGATCGGTTGGCTGTGAATACGGATATTTTTATCGCGCATAATGCGGTTCCTGAAAATGCGCGCGACAAGGTTGCGCTGAAACTGCATATGACGCCGTCTGAAATCGGGCGTATTGCTAAAGAAACTTCGAGCCGCAGTGTGGTGTTGTCGCATTTTATGCGGCGTACCGAGCATGTCCGAGATGAAACTGCTGCCGCTATCCGCCGGCATTATCAAGGCAAATTGGCGTTTGCGGAAGATTGCGATATTTATTCGCTGCAAACGGGCATGAAAACGGGAAGTTGCAAGCAGCGGTAG
- a CDS encoding capsule biosynthesis protein: MGNKITTAYLEELVHTKNRILLLQGPVSSFFHDFSQWLSVQHHKTVFKINFNYGDEFFYPENTKNTFAYRDTYQEFAAFLSRFIDTHNIQAVMCFGDNRPYHIVAKEIAKQKDLSFWVFEEGYFRPFYITLEKSGVNNFSPLPRSADFYRQALPKLRVRQYQAPPAVKGGFIPMAKCAALYYFAARKNRDKYPHYIHHRNSSLRYYIKSWTISGLKRANYIFEDRKFAQQVANGKYGKFFILPLQVMNDSQVKVHSDFSSVRSFLEHVLSSFATHAPEDTNLIVKHHPMDRGFIDYRKDINRFIKAHPKLKGRVFYVHDTPLPVFLRYGIGMVTLNSTSGLSALIHDMPVKVIGRANYDIAGITAQNSLAEFWNHPIPPDKELFHAFRMYHINVTQINGSFYSKVHLPAAHSIYKPLHEQKPLHEQKPLPKKLKNWRTSENCF, translated from the coding sequence ATGGGAAATAAGATCACTACCGCCTACTTAGAAGAGTTAGTCCATACCAAAAACAGAATTTTGCTTTTGCAAGGTCCTGTCAGTTCTTTTTTTCACGACTTTTCACAATGGCTCTCTGTCCAACATCACAAAACCGTATTTAAAATTAATTTTAACTACGGAGATGAATTCTTTTACCCTGAAAATACTAAAAATACCTTTGCCTATCGCGACACTTATCAAGAATTTGCCGCATTCCTAAGCCGTTTTATCGACACCCACAACATCCAAGCCGTCATGTGTTTCGGCGACAACCGGCCTTACCATATCGTAGCCAAAGAAATCGCCAAACAGAAAGACCTGAGCTTCTGGGTATTCGAAGAAGGCTATTTCCGCCCCTTTTACATTACTTTGGAAAAAAGCGGCGTCAACAACTTTTCCCCCCTGCCTCGAAGTGCCGATTTTTACCGGCAAGCATTACCCAAACTGCGTGTGCGGCAATACCAAGCACCGCCTGCAGTTAAAGGGGGATTTATACCTATGGCCAAATGTGCCGCACTGTATTATTTTGCCGCACGAAAAAACCGCGATAAATACCCCCACTACATACACCACCGCAACAGCAGCCTACGCTACTACATCAAATCATGGACGATATCCGGGCTGAAACGCGCCAATTATATCTTTGAAGACCGTAAATTCGCCCAACAGGTTGCAAACGGCAAATACGGCAAATTCTTCATTCTCCCCTTACAGGTAATGAATGACAGTCAAGTTAAAGTACACAGCGATTTTTCATCGGTACGCAGCTTCTTGGAACACGTTTTATCGTCTTTTGCCACTCATGCGCCCGAAGATACCAACCTGATTGTCAAACACCACCCGATGGATAGGGGCTTTATCGATTACCGCAAAGACATCAACCGCTTTATCAAAGCGCATCCCAAATTAAAAGGGCGGGTTTTCTATGTCCACGACACCCCTCTGCCCGTATTTCTCAGATACGGCATTGGAATGGTCACACTCAACAGCACCAGCGGACTTTCTGCTTTAATTCACGATATGCCGGTAAAAGTTATCGGCCGTGCAAATTACGATATTGCCGGCATTACAGCACAAAACAGCTTGGCTGAATTTTGGAACCACCCTATTCCGCCCGATAAAGAACTATTCCACGCTTTCCGCATGTATCACATCAATGTAACGCAAATCAACGGAAGCTTTTACAGCAAAGTTCACTTACCGGCAGCGCATTCCATCTACAAACCTCTGCATGAACAAAAACCGCTGCATGAACAAAAACCGCTGCCAAAAAAGTTAAAAAATTGGAGGACGTCTGAAAACTGTTTTTAA
- a CDS encoding capsular polysaccharide biosynthesis protein, with the protein MKKSPKIFSNGIRNIPYLQEFLTECNLYPSANQINCVLGWGLRPTTHKARAYAKKHRLPFIALEDGFLRSIGLGVTGCPPLALVIDDSGIYYDTTRTSRLEQLVLAADSMPSEIIEDARKAIDLIVADKLSKYNHAPIFSDGLSVKRLSEKEVVLVIDQTFGDMAVQYGGADTDTFERMFQTALSENPDAEIWVKTHPDVLSGKKRGYLTDLSNHAENVRLVAEDINPISLLEQADKVYCVTSQMGFEALLLGKPVVTFGLPWYAGWGVSDDRHSGVAGLTAQKRRAPRSLLQLFAAAYLQYSRYINPNTGKTGTIFDVIDYLSSARRLNEKLRGNLYCVGMSLWKQAVIKPFFNVPSCRLHFVSSFKKLEKSALPSDARLLVWGNGSQESADFAQKHNLPVLRMEDGFIRSVGLGSNLVPPLSLVIDDQGIYFNAEQPSRLEHILQSREFTAQDFQTASYLQQALTEAEISKYNVGNGTLNIPNTDRKVLLVPGQVEDDASIRHGLPEIRTNLGLLKKVRELNPDAYIIYKPHPDVVSGNRVGAIPPEEASRYADQTVTECDILTCLKHADEVHTLTSLSGFEALLRGKTVHCYGLPFYAGWGLTQDYLNLPRRTRKLALWELVAGTLIHYPNYISPTTFGLIDVATAIETLKRLKKQKKQNSNLNRSFLSKQWFKIKQLYTLINIPIK; encoded by the coding sequence ATGAAGAAATCACCTAAAATTTTTTCAAATGGTATCCGCAACATTCCATATCTACAAGAATTTTTAACTGAATGTAATCTATATCCATCAGCCAACCAAATAAATTGTGTATTGGGTTGGGGTCTGCGCCCCACCACCCATAAAGCTCGCGCCTATGCAAAAAAACACCGCCTTCCATTCATTGCTTTGGAAGACGGCTTTCTGCGTTCAATCGGTTTGGGCGTAACAGGCTGCCCGCCGCTTGCTCTGGTGATTGACGATTCGGGTATTTACTACGACACCACCCGCACTTCGCGTTTGGAGCAGTTGGTTTTGGCTGCGGACAGCATGCCGTCTGAAATCATTGAAGATGCTAGAAAAGCAATCGACCTTATCGTTGCAGACAAACTTTCCAAATACAACCATGCGCCAATCTTTTCAGACGGCCTCTCTGTCAAACGGCTGTCTGAAAAAGAAGTTGTGTTGGTTATAGACCAAACTTTCGGCGATATGGCGGTGCAATACGGCGGCGCGGATACAGATACTTTTGAGCGCATGTTTCAGACGGCCTTATCTGAAAATCCCGATGCGGAAATCTGGGTGAAAACCCATCCCGATGTATTGAGCGGTAAAAAACGCGGTTACCTTACCGATCTCTCTAACCATGCGGAAAATGTGCGTTTGGTGGCAGAAGACATCAATCCGATTTCCCTTTTGGAGCAAGCAGACAAAGTTTATTGCGTTACTTCTCAAATGGGATTTGAAGCCCTGCTGCTGGGCAAGCCCGTGGTCACTTTCGGGCTGCCGTGGTATGCAGGCTGGGGCGTTTCCGACGACCGCCATTCCGGTGTAGCCGGTTTAACCGCACAAAAACGTCGCGCCCCCCGCTCGCTGTTGCAGCTTTTTGCTGCCGCCTATCTGCAATACAGCCGCTACATCAACCCGAACACCGGTAAAACGGGAACGATATTCGATGTTATCGACTATCTTTCTTCTGCCCGCCGCTTAAATGAAAAGCTGCGTGGCAATCTTTACTGCGTCGGCATGTCTTTGTGGAAACAGGCAGTAATCAAGCCATTTTTCAATGTGCCCTCCTGCCGACTGCATTTCGTTTCATCCTTCAAAAAACTGGAAAAATCCGCATTGCCGTCCGATGCACGGCTTTTGGTTTGGGGAAACGGCAGTCAGGAATCGGCTGATTTTGCGCAAAAACACAATCTGCCCGTACTGCGGATGGAAGACGGTTTCATACGTTCGGTGGGATTAGGCTCCAATCTGGTGCCGCCGCTCTCGCTCGTTATCGACGATCAAGGCATTTACTTCAACGCAGAACAGCCCTCCCGCTTGGAACACATTTTGCAGAGCCGCGAATTTACCGCACAGGATTTTCAGACGGCCTCTTATTTGCAGCAAGCGCTTACCGAAGCGGAAATCAGCAAATACAACGTCGGCAACGGCACGCTCAATATTCCGAATACCGACCGCAAAGTGCTGCTGGTGCCCGGTCAGGTAGAAGACGATGCCTCCATCCGCCACGGTTTGCCTGAAATCCGCACTAATTTGGGTTTATTGAAAAAAGTGCGCGAGCTGAACCCCGATGCCTACATCATCTACAAACCCCATCCCGATGTTGTGAGCGGCAACCGCGTCGGCGCAATTCCGCCGGAAGAAGCATCACGCTATGCCGACCAAACCGTTACCGAGTGCGACATCCTCACTTGCCTCAAGCATGCAGATGAAGTCCATACCCTGACCTCCCTGTCCGGATTCGAGGCCTTATTGCGAGGTAAAACCGTACATTGCTACGGCCTGCCGTTTTATGCCGGCTGGGGATTGACTCAGGATTATCTGAACCTTCCGCGCCGCACTCGAAAATTGGCGTTATGGGAGCTGGTGGCCGGCACCTTGATTCACTATCCCAACTACATTAGCCCTACAACATTCGGTTTGATTGATGTTGCTACTGCTATCGAGACCTTAAAAAGATTAAAAAAACAAAAAAAACAAAACAGCAACTTAAATAGAAGCTTTCTATCAAAACAATGGTTTAAAATTAAGCAACTTTACACATTAATAAATATACCAATCAAATAA
- a CDS encoding glycosyltransferase family 61 protein, with amino-acid sequence MFSYHPLDLRRLDEKTISNCTFYQFEKSQKLNFSSKKFFEKQEDSIKLEELSQIFTDSYTAPEVFSVKINECTVTPRCPKLPRYWGMFFDKYYAFNFINDMAKVNFQKFGFFEVNNNIINVNINTIPKVRIEGISLWLYPFGNLDHLLRECLPILNFISQMGFKLNDLNYITPELDDQLLKFLVELGLPKENIIRIDHKWLSFEQLIIPCFGSFGHLHTPTMHYIHTANRVVSSLTKENHLVAKTSHKRIYVSRNKATFRKTLNEYVLEEELQKRGFVIIDPGVFSKSDQVKLFKDAEIIVGPHGMGIANSAFSQNLKLILEIMNTDYNRVSYFRTAQLRNATYAAYYVEPTHSNYRNNQTLAGDIIIDKNKFLEFLDKVMDSL; translated from the coding sequence ATGTTTTCCTATCATCCTCTTGACTTACGCAGATTAGATGAAAAGACAATAAGTAACTGCACTTTTTATCAATTTGAAAAATCTCAAAAATTAAATTTTTCATCTAAGAAATTTTTTGAAAAACAAGAAGATTCTATTAAATTAGAAGAATTATCACAAATTTTTACTGATTCTTATACAGCTCCAGAAGTTTTTTCTGTAAAAATAAATGAGTGCACTGTCACTCCTAGATGCCCTAAACTTCCTAGATACTGGGGTATGTTTTTTGATAAATATTATGCCTTTAATTTTATAAATGATATGGCAAAAGTTAACTTCCAAAAATTTGGTTTTTTTGAAGTTAATAATAACATTATCAATGTGAATATAAATACTATACCCAAGGTAAGAATAGAAGGAATATCTCTATGGCTATATCCTTTTGGCAATCTTGACCATCTCTTAAGAGAATGCTTGCCTATTTTAAATTTTATCAGCCAAATGGGATTTAAATTAAATGATTTAAACTACATAACACCTGAATTAGATGATCAATTACTAAAATTTTTAGTAGAACTTGGGCTTCCTAAAGAAAATATTATTCGAATAGACCACAAATGGCTATCATTCGAACAATTGATAATTCCATGTTTTGGCAGTTTTGGTCATTTACATACACCAACTATGCATTATATCCACACAGCAAATAGAGTAGTTTCTTCTTTAACTAAGGAAAATCATTTAGTAGCAAAAACATCACACAAAAGAATCTATGTATCAAGAAATAAAGCTACTTTTCGAAAAACATTAAATGAATATGTATTAGAAGAAGAACTACAAAAAAGAGGTTTTGTAATTATTGACCCTGGAGTATTCTCAAAATCAGATCAAGTAAAATTATTCAAAGATGCAGAAATTATTGTTGGGCCTCATGGTATGGGAATTGCTAATAGTGCTTTTTCCCAAAATTTAAAATTAATTCTAGAAATTATGAATACTGACTATAACAGAGTCAGCTATTTTCGCACTGCTCAACTGCGAAACGCTACCTATGCTGCTTATTATGTAGAACCTACACATTCTAACTATAGAAATAATCAAACACTTGCTGGTGATATTATTATTGATAAAAATAAATTTCTTGAATTCTTAGATAAGGTTATGGATTCTCTGTAA
- a CDS encoding capsular polysaccharide export protein, LipB/KpsS family: MNISILVADSLHINKKNFGSFFKFIEKNKVKVHFEQSHKDWISLYGVYDSKLDKLIDKIEILSKLSSGDLQDFKINDINLFSICRAEILTLVSTLPSWYEKPYPKSNIGIFNKLLAENKNILLQNMASAWYWLDFWKVRLTELYPFTHCCVFSGGLTYQKALIEQLKFTPTKVMVMESLFTGNEYYCEERYSSIANNCDIKHPAVYQNYLNNLGTNTEYDRERSKAINKILLSKNKNVEQPDFSETIEFSEKSLPCVSIIGQVINDFSVLEYKNTGISTISFYKELIDKLTKNGFNVVMKTHPWEEKKNNIHTSLTKNILTEFIENLTNEQQNRIKLVDHYSIKQLFNQTDWVVGLNSQGLLEATFEGFKTVQFGNAFYGKKGFTSDYDLNDIETFIRHIKNHEINNILSMHELDLFEKFITILLQKHTVSVHDSGVAILQKIFTLPNFISLVSGKQSQRIQDTNAPSTLLPNNTIKNSKNIDNSQSEKELIIKNNNFIEQSSKINKNIKINRKINKFKNNPRQFFADSPNQFLRLFHHFFKSKI, from the coding sequence ATGAATATATCAATTTTGGTAGCAGATTCATTACACATTAATAAAAAAAATTTTGGATCATTTTTTAAATTTATTGAAAAAAATAAAGTAAAAGTTCACTTTGAGCAAAGCCATAAAGATTGGATTTCTTTATATGGGGTTTATGACAGCAAGTTAGATAAATTAATTGATAAAATTGAAATTTTATCAAAATTATCATCCGGGGATTTACAAGATTTTAAAATTAATGACATTAATCTTTTTTCTATTTGTCGGGCAGAAATTTTAACATTAGTCTCCACATTACCTTCTTGGTATGAAAAGCCTTATCCTAAATCTAATATAGGAATATTTAATAAATTACTAGCGGAAAATAAAAATATTCTTTTGCAAAATATGGCTTCAGCATGGTATTGGCTAGATTTCTGGAAAGTTCGTTTAACAGAATTGTACCCATTTACTCATTGTTGTGTTTTTTCAGGTGGTTTGACTTATCAAAAAGCTTTGATCGAACAACTAAAGTTCACACCAACCAAAGTGATGGTAATGGAAAGTCTATTTACAGGTAACGAATATTATTGTGAAGAACGATATTCTAGTATTGCAAACAATTGCGATATAAAACATCCTGCTGTTTATCAAAATTATTTAAACAATTTAGGAACTAATACCGAATACGATAGAGAACGTTCCAAAGCCATCAACAAGATTCTTCTATCAAAAAACAAGAACGTAGAGCAACCAGATTTTTCTGAAACAATAGAATTTTCAGAAAAATCTTTACCTTGCGTGAGTATTATAGGGCAAGTAATTAATGATTTTTCTGTACTTGAATATAAAAATACTGGAATATCAACAATTTCATTTTATAAAGAACTTATAGATAAGTTAACAAAGAATGGGTTCAATGTTGTTATGAAAACTCACCCTTGGGAAGAGAAGAAAAATAACATTCATACATCATTAACTAAAAATATATTAACTGAGTTTATTGAAAATTTGACTAATGAGCAGCAAAACAGGATTAAATTAGTAGATCACTATTCTATCAAACAGTTATTTAATCAGACTGATTGGGTAGTAGGACTCAATTCTCAAGGCTTATTAGAAGCTACTTTTGAAGGCTTTAAAACAGTTCAATTCGGTAATGCATTTTACGGAAAAAAAGGATTTACTTCTGATTATGATTTGAATGACATTGAGACCTTCATTCGTCATATAAAAAACCATGAAATAAATAATATATTATCAATGCATGAGCTAGATTTGTTTGAAAAATTTATCACTATTTTATTACAAAAACATACTGTTTCTGTTCATGATTCAGGTGTGGCAATTTTGCAAAAGATTTTCACCTTACCAAACTTTATTTCCCTTGTATCTGGCAAACAAAGCCAACGCATACAGGATACAAATGCTCCATCTACCTTATTACCCAACAACACTATAAAAAACTCTAAAAATATAGACAATTCTCAATCTGAAAAAGAATTAATTATTAAAAATAATAATTTTATTGAACAATCGAGTAAAATAAATAAGAATATAAAAATAAATAGGAAAATCAATAAATTCAAAAACAATCCAAGACAATTTTTTGCAGACTCACCTAATCAATTTTTACGATTATTCCACCATTTTTTTAAATCAAAAATTTAA
- a CDS encoding glycosyltransferase family 4 protein, with the protein MNNENSKISDLLIMQSQIFEKSDRTVKGKYIVNHVMSRDIHSSIFTAIIEYFKQYGSQVFEHIVSIEPLENADIYHYHRPHLESKLRNNSVCTVHHDLNDPDPWHAKFRFIPRYMESAAIICLNQSQKEILIDQGIDTKKLYVIPHGYHSKYLRPKNDSSFSRLCEENNKITLGMASRRYARRVKGEAYLFELAKRLDPKYFNFVFVGQDRTLNTIEMRSLGFEAISYERLPYRMFQSFYENIDILLMCSSHEGGPANTPEAIATGTPIFSSYIGMPKDIIKNNINGLFLTLNPDIDAENIMDICVYNRNKLLNMIKNAKETTSLALSWEQSVLSNISVYKHILDQKN; encoded by the coding sequence ATGAATAATGAAAATTCTAAAATATCTGATCTTCTAATAATGCAAAGTCAAATTTTTGAGAAATCTGACAGAACAGTAAAAGGTAAATATATAGTAAACCATGTAATGTCAAGAGATATTCATAGCAGTATATTTACAGCAATTATCGAATATTTTAAACAATATGGCAGCCAAGTATTTGAACATATTGTGAGCATTGAACCTTTGGAAAACGCTGATATTTATCATTATCATCGTCCTCATCTAGAGTCCAAATTACGAAATAATTCTGTGTGTACTGTGCATCATGATTTAAATGATCCAGATCCTTGGCATGCGAAATTTCGCTTCATTCCTCGTTATATGGAATCAGCAGCGATCATCTGTTTAAATCAAAGCCAAAAAGAAATTTTAATTGATCAAGGTATTGACACAAAAAAACTATATGTAATCCCTCATGGATATCATAGCAAGTATCTACGACCTAAAAATGATTCATCTTTCTCAAGGTTATGCGAAGAAAATAATAAAATAACTCTAGGAATGGCTTCACGTAGATATGCTCGTAGAGTTAAAGGAGAGGCTTATCTTTTTGAATTAGCAAAACGATTAGATCCCAAATATTTTAATTTTGTTTTCGTTGGGCAAGACAGAACCTTGAATACAATAGAGATGAGAAGCTTAGGATTTGAAGCTATTTCCTACGAGAGATTACCTTATCGTATGTTTCAAAGTTTTTATGAAAATATAGATATTCTATTAATGTGCAGTAGTCATGAAGGAGGGCCTGCAAACACACCAGAAGCAATTGCAACAGGAACTCCAATATTTTCATCATATATAGGGATGCCCAAAGATATCATTAAAAATAATATAAATGGATTATTTTTAACATTAAATCCAGATATAGATGCAGAAAATATTATGGATATATGTGTTTACAATCGGAATAAACTACTTAATATGATAAAAAATGCAAAAGAAACAACTTCGTTAGCATTAAGTTGGGAACAAAGTGTTTTAAGTAATATTTCAGTCTATAAACATATATTAGATCAAAAAAATTAA